The DNA segment TGCAGGCAAacatacaaaaaggaaaaaattcctgaaaactacTAATTTACAAATTGTTCATTAACTGCCTGAGTTACTTACGCAAGCATGGCAGTTATAATTGTAATCCCCATTGCTCCAGTTCTCATAGCCTACTCTACCACTGTGTAGATACCAGGCACTACCAGCTGAACAGAAGTCCCAaagcatgtatgcatgttttctaTTCCAGAAAGGAAGGTAGCACGTGCACATGTTTTCAGTGGATGCTGTGTGGGAGCCCCTGTCGTGTTTCCGAGCAGTGGTCCAAAGGCACTATCCTGGGTGCTCAGGGAAGGGCTTGATGCTTCTGTCACCTCTGTCATCACCAGCATTTCTACCGTTGTTCTTCAAATATACCTTCTATTAATTATACTTAGAAGTTCTGCTGGTGGTTGACAGTTACATATTAATACTCTTGTTCGATCCTGTTCTTTATCTCACAAAATGTTTCTTAAAACATttgtctcagaacaaaacaaacaaacaagcaaacaaacaaaaacatattacTAAGGAGACAATATCTAAAATTGAAAGAGGTgtaaattaagaaatatattcatatattacagTATTAACATTTTTACACTGGCAATATACAGTGCAATTAGTCGTCTTTTGCCAAACTATTGACAAGAAATAGTAATTTCacaaagaatttctttttacattgAGACTTATGAGAGCCTTcctttatatacattatatttcatttatgaaGTTGAACTTGCTTTTTTGTCTCCTCGATCTGGTCTGGATCTCAGTGCATTGGCCGGTGGGGCGGCAGTGGAAGGCATCCTGGTTGGGAGCCGACCAGTCGGTGGGCGGGGCCCATCCCGCAGCTTGCTGTGCTGTGAAGTCCCAAGTGCCTTTACCTTCCATTGGAGGCCTTGGAGTGGATCATCATCTGAGACTCTGTCATTTCCCGCGAATTCTCTTCAGGGGCTGACCTCACTGCGCTGGAGATCGACACACTCACTTGACGTTTGAGCATCTTCATGACCTTTCTCTTATACCCTTTGCATGCAAAGAAGTATATGAACGGGTCCATGCAGCAGTTGAAGTTCATCAGGCACACCGTGAAGTGCAGAGAGATCTGGAAGGAATGTCTCGCCCCACACTCCAGGGCTCCAGGGGAGCAGAGCATCTTTATCATGTGCTGAATGATGGCCACGTGGTAGGGCGTGAAGCACAGGATGAACACGACAATGATGAGGATAATTGTGTTGAGAGCCTTTTTGTTCACACCAGATTTCTCGGTGAGTGGGTTCTGCTTGGCAGTCCTGAAGAGTTTGCAGCAGATCTGAGAGTAACACAGGAGAATGACTGTGATAGGCAGCACGTAGCCCAGCAGACAGGCTCCGAGCAGAATCCACGGCAGGGACGCTGTCCCTTCAAAGTTTGGATACTCCATGCAAGTGGTCTTGTCTCCCTCCTCCTTAGACATAGGGGTGAGGAGCAGCGGCAGTGTTTGAGCAAAGACCAGAATCCAGACGGACAGGCAGACACCCTTTGCGTATTCGATTCTTTTAATCTTGTTGTAGCGCAGAGGGTGCACCACAGCGAAGAAGCGGTCTATGCTCAAGCAAGTCATGAAGTTCACACCTGCGTACGTGTTGATGTAGAACACCAGAGCAGTTACCCGGCACAGGGCATCACCTATCCTCCAATCAAAGCCCAGCGCATAGTAGGCTATCCGAGTGGGTAAAGCTGTGGTAAACAGGATGTCAGAAATGACCAAGTTCATTGAATAGAGAGTGgttgagttgattttttttctgttttgaacaaTGACAACCAAGGCCAGCAGGTTTCCCACCAGCCCAATGATGAAGACCAGGCTGTAATGCAGAGGCATTAATACCCTGGCTGTGCTGTGGTGGGCATAGAGATCACAGTTATTGCCATGAGACGTTGCCAGTGGGGTAGTGAAATTGTTAGCCATTTCTGTATCCAGTGGTCACAGTCACTAGGAGGAAAGCAAGTAAGGACTCTTTAGCTAAGACCATTTAACTCAGCAGTGCAGTCATTTATACACCTACTTTAAAATTTTCAGTGTGCAAATTCCCTCGGGAATAAACTGAGAATAAAATTTATGTGTTTACTTTTACAGTTGGTGGCTTTGGCAGAACTCGGGCAAAGGAAATGGAACCCTCTAAATAGGTCAGGTTCTGTAACCCGGGGGGCCCACTAGCTTCAGAGAGAAACCCCCCCTTCTGAATCATGATGTGGTTAAGAATAAAATCATGTAAAGTTCCCCACATTCTAGACAGGCGTTAGACTTGGCTTTTAAATTGAATTTaggttgaatttttttcttcttcttttcttccaaaaTGCATATCACTGCCAGGAAATGAAATCAGTCAAACATGTAGTGGAGTATGAACTTACCACAGAATCTGATCTGTGTCAACCCAGAAAGTATGAGAAATAATCTTAGGTCATGGTAGGAACTGAAAGTTAAGCTCTCTTACAAAAAGAAATAGTATTTATAACTAAAatgaaaaagaggagagaaataaATGTAGGTGTGTACCTAACACCAGCTGCTCTGcgggctgaggcaggggcatcacAAGTTTGAGGGCAGCTTGGCTATCTCACTGATACCCTttctcaaaatagaaaaacaaaagtcaGGTTCAAAGGGACTTTGAGTCTACCTCAGCAGTAGTACACTTCTCTTTCACGTGTGAGATTGAGTAT comes from the Mus musculus strain C57BL/6J chromosome 14, GRCm38.p6 C57BL/6J genome and includes:
- the Gpr183 gene encoding G-protein coupled receptor 183, which encodes MANNFTTPLATSHGNNCDLYAHHSTARVLMPLHYSLVFIIGLVGNLLALVVIVQNRKKINSTTLYSMNLVISDILFTTALPTRIAYYALGFDWRIGDALCRVTALVFYINTYAGVNFMTCLSIDRFFAVVHPLRYNKIKRIEYAKGVCLSVWILVFAQTLPLLLTPMSKEEGDKTTCMEYPNFEGTASLPWILLGACLLGYVLPITVILLCYSQICCKLFRTAKQNPLTEKSGVNKKALNTIILIIVVFILCFTPYHVAIIQHMIKMLCSPGALECGARHSFQISLHFTVCLMNFNCCMDPFIYFFACKGYKRKVMKMLKRQVSVSISSAVRSAPEENSREMTESQMMIHSKASNGR